From Psychroflexus torquis ATCC 700755, the proteins below share one genomic window:
- a CDS encoding sensor histidine kinase, with translation MNKRIFIFIIILMTVSLVGIIFVQGYWIKNTVESNEEQFSMGAKQILINVVQQLEKDEVDKYYFKFASIADSAIPVRAQLSEIFQLPDEGISTEYFTYSNRLFQEDYKIASPFLAENQDSIEFKKLISRKVTAVMRREGMDGNTINALERYERINNLEDEQKYLWLDAIMEMASKIPIHERVDTLEIKKLIDEQMEKRNLKSDFDFGIYSNALSTKVKTASFELNSPSTYGVPVYSYNDEYSDYQLFINFKDKNKQILSSIALMGGLSVLFTLVIVLAFSSAIGQLIRQRQISQIKTDFINNMTHEFKTPIATINLALDSVKNPIISNNPEAVNRYMNMIREENKRMHAQVENVLRISKLEKNELNIDKEKFNLHDIIEDSISHINLIVEDRDGYIKTHLDAKRDSILANNSHFSNVIINILDNSVKYSASEPKITVTTENVNNYIVLIISDQGNGMAKQVQKKIFDKFYREHTGDVHNVKGHGLGLAYAKQIVDDHHGEISVKSEKGKGSSFIIKLPLIS, from the coding sequence ATGAATAAGCGCATATTTATATTTATAATTATTCTGATGACGGTCTCCTTGGTTGGAATCATCTTCGTCCAAGGGTATTGGATTAAGAATACAGTGGAGAGCAACGAAGAGCAGTTTTCTATGGGTGCCAAACAGATACTCATAAATGTTGTGCAGCAGTTGGAGAAAGATGAAGTGGATAAATACTATTTCAAATTTGCTTCTATTGCGGATTCTGCTATTCCAGTGAGAGCTCAACTTAGTGAAATTTTTCAATTACCAGATGAAGGGATTTCAACCGAATATTTCACGTATTCTAATCGCTTATTCCAAGAGGATTATAAAATTGCTTCTCCTTTTTTAGCTGAAAATCAAGATTCAATCGAGTTTAAAAAATTGATTAGTCGAAAGGTAACGGCCGTGATGAGGAGAGAGGGCATGGATGGAAATACTATTAATGCCTTAGAACGTTATGAGCGTATTAATAACCTAGAAGATGAGCAAAAATACTTATGGCTAGACGCTATAATGGAAATGGCCTCAAAAATTCCTATCCATGAGCGGGTAGATACCTTAGAAATCAAAAAGCTTATCGATGAGCAAATGGAAAAACGCAATCTAAAGTCAGATTTTGATTTTGGAATTTATAGCAATGCTCTTTCTACTAAAGTGAAGACTGCTAGTTTTGAGCTTAACTCACCTTCGACTTATGGAGTCCCTGTATATAGTTACAATGATGAATATTCAGATTACCAACTTTTTATCAATTTTAAAGATAAAAACAAGCAAATTTTATCTTCAATAGCTCTTATGGGTGGACTTTCAGTTTTATTTACTTTGGTTATTGTACTGGCTTTTTCTTCGGCGATTGGTCAGCTTATAAGACAAAGACAAATCTCACAGATTAAGACTGATTTTATAAATAACATGACGCACGAATTTAAAACGCCTATCGCCACTATTAATCTGGCATTAGATTCCGTCAAAAACCCTATAATTTCAAACAATCCTGAAGCGGTAAACCGCTACATGAATATGATAAGGGAAGAAAATAAACGTATGCATGCTCAAGTAGAAAATGTTTTGAGGATCTCTAAACTAGAAAAAAATGAGCTCAATATTGATAAAGAAAAATTCAACCTTCATGATATTATAGAAGATTCAATTAGTCATATCAATTTAATAGTGGAAGATCGAGATGGTTACATCAAAACCCATCTAGATGCCAAAAGAGATAGTATATTAGCGAACAATTCACACTTTTCAAATGTTATTATAAATATTTTAGATAATTCAGTAAAGTATTCTGCCTCTGAACCTAAAATTACTGTGACTACTGAAAATGTAAATAATTATATTGTGCTTATCATTTCAGATCAAGGAAATGGAATGGCTAAGCAAGTTCAAAAGAAAATATTCGATAAATTTTACAGAGAACACACAGGAGATGTTCATAACGTAAAGGGCCACGGGC
- the coaE gene encoding dephospho-CoA kinase (Dephospho-CoA kinase (CoaE) performs the final step in coenzyme A biosynthesis.), with product MIKIGLTGGIGTGKTLVANMFKNKNIPVFIADVEAKKILNDPSVVKEVANTFNISLTTDGLIDKSELASIVFKDKAALEKLNSIIHPKVHDCFQKWILSIDALYIIYEAAIIFEKDRASYFDFTILVTAPKQVRIERVIQRDHSSEEEVKSRIKAQWPESKKKKLADFVIDNTNIKQTQQQVDKLHVKFLNFSDK from the coding sequence ATGATAAAAATTGGACTTACTGGAGGCATTGGTACTGGAAAAACGCTTGTAGCAAATATGTTTAAGAATAAGAATATTCCCGTTTTTATTGCGGATGTAGAAGCTAAAAAAATTTTAAATGATCCTTCTGTAGTCAAAGAGGTAGCAAATACCTTCAATATATCATTAACTACTGATGGATTAATCGACAAATCAGAATTAGCTTCCATAGTATTTAAAGATAAAGCAGCTTTAGAAAAACTCAACTCTATAATTCACCCAAAAGTTCACGACTGTTTTCAAAAATGGATTTTAAGTATAGATGCTTTATATATCATTTACGAAGCTGCTATAATTTTTGAAAAGGATAGGGCATCATATTTTGATTTTACGATTTTAGTAACAGCCCCAAAACAAGTTAGAATAGAACGTGTTATCCAAAGAGATCATTCTTCAGAAGAAGAAGTAAAATCTAGAATAAAGGCACAATGGCCTGAGTCTAAAAAGAAAAAACTTGCGGATTTCGTAATTGATAATACTAATATAAAACAGACTCAGCAACAAGTGGACAAACTTCATGTAAAATTTTTAAACTTTTCAGATAAATAA
- a CDS encoding glycosyltransferase, with the protein MIERHYSFIIPVYNRPKEIEELLESLSQIEGDFEVIIIEDGSHNSSEEVVFKFNTKLNISYYFKKNTGPGDSRNYGMRKAKGNYFIILDSDVIVPSTYLKTVNDHLSSEYLECYGGGDKSQDSFTDIQKAIDYAMTSFLTTGGIRGSAHSRFSKTYEPRSFNMGLSKAAFIESGGFGSIHPGEDPDLSIRLKKKNFKVGYIEGAFVYHKRRVDFFKFSSQVNKFGLVRPILLKRYPETKKMTYWFPFFYLLFLVVGVFLLFFEFYFVIYFYVLYNFLILMDSTMIYKTIKIGLLSVFSTNIQFFSYGSGFIKSYYFIHILKKKPQLIFPQLFFSQ; encoded by the coding sequence ATGATAGAACGCCATTACTCTTTTATAATTCCTGTCTATAACAGACCAAAGGAGATAGAAGAGTTGTTAGAAAGCTTAAGCCAAATAGAAGGTGACTTCGAAGTGATTATTATAGAAGATGGTTCTCATAACTCTAGCGAGGAGGTGGTTTTCAAGTTTAATACTAAATTGAATATTTCTTATTATTTTAAGAAGAATACAGGACCTGGAGATTCCAGAAATTATGGAATGCGGAAAGCAAAAGGGAATTATTTTATCATTTTAGACAGTGATGTTATAGTGCCTTCAACCTATTTAAAAACAGTTAACGATCATCTTTCGAGTGAGTATTTGGAGTGTTATGGAGGAGGAGATAAATCTCAAGACTCCTTTACAGATATTCAAAAAGCCATAGATTATGCCATGACTTCATTCTTGACCACAGGTGGTATTAGGGGAAGTGCCCATTCACGATTCTCTAAAACTTACGAACCTAGAAGTTTTAATATGGGACTATCTAAAGCTGCCTTTATAGAGTCTGGTGGATTTGGATCCATCCATCCAGGAGAAGACCCTGACTTATCCATTCGATTAAAAAAGAAAAATTTTAAGGTAGGTTATATAGAGGGTGCTTTTGTTTATCATAAACGGCGAGTAGATTTTTTCAAATTTAGTTCTCAAGTCAATAAATTTGGACTAGTAAGGCCTATATTGCTTAAGCGATACCCAGAAACTAAGAAGATGACGTACTGGTTTCCTTTTTTTTATTTATTGTTCTTGGTAGTAGGGGTGTTTCTACTTTTTTTTGAATTCTATTTTGTGATTTATTTTTATGTGTTGTATAATTTTCTTATACTAATGGATAGTACGATGATCTACAAAACTATTAAAATTGGACTCTTAAGTGTATTTTCAACAAACATCCAATTTTTTAGTTACGGGTCTGGATTTATAAAAAGTTACTATTTCATTCATATCCTTAAGAAAAAACCACAATTAATATTCCCTCAATTATTTTTTAGTCAATGA
- a CDS encoding GEVED domain-containing protein yields the protein MKTTKLLATLIGLVFAFSANAQKLSMESPQPATAPEIKKAVLFDQGPSDATAGIVSTVNNTGAGVYSTDDFELTSENDITFITAFGFNQSENFIADVTGINVYIYANSDTNLPIGDPSQEGSGLLELVNINPEGPAIVFIQNGTGLDIRIDVAEALGSNFSLPAGNYWLVVAPSLDIPNFDGPICWNWFSAGAGAAGVNEAHLIIPTDFGGGLITWTAFSDIGLEFSSVAFVIEGQPPLDFPLPYCGPLEFSSAVEPMTNVEFAGISNRTDGTVDGTPGHEDFTSLSGDVLAGESFEIALEGNTDGAFTDRFAVFVDWNQNDVLDDDGEVYEILETISDSDGNDGQQAIQDIAVPIDALPGKTRMRVKKIFGVTNYLNPCIGSSYGQAEDYSINVTLPLARLQVVHNSPDPAVEVVDVYLNGDLFLDDFTFRTATPFIDAPANTPLTIDIAPGTSLDVSESIFNVSTTLVADETYIAVASGTLDSSISLEVFAGAREAAAVAGNTDVLVHHGSPDAPTVDVVNQDGGGILVDDISYTEFQGYLELPTDDYLIDIFTADGSTKVAGYQAYLAELGLADAAVTVFASGFLDPGANQDGPAFGLWVSLASGGALVELNDEDFIEFPAPYCGPLEFSANVEPITNVEFAGFTNRTDATVDGTPAHEDFTSVVGQVSAGESYEIILEGNTAGGSFENRFAVFIDWNQNDVFDADEVYEITTTITGSTGEDGQQATQTLEVPVGAVVGQTRMRVKKLFGTTGYLDPCLGTFYGQAEEYTLDVGTVSNTSFDSTDFTFYPNPVNDILSISTASTVDNIKVYNMLGQMVVETAPKVSNPQVDMKELQSGVYLVTLKVGGSLQTFRVIKQ from the coding sequence ATGAAAACAACTAAATTATTAGCGACTTTGATAGGTCTTGTTTTTGCATTTTCTGCAAATGCACAAAAACTATCTATGGAATCGCCGCAGCCTGCAACGGCTCCTGAAATTAAAAAGGCTGTATTATTTGATCAAGGCCCCTCCGATGCGACTGCTGGAATTGTCTCTACAGTCAATAACACTGGCGCTGGTGTTTATTCAACAGATGACTTTGAATTGACCAGTGAAAATGATATCACCTTTATTACTGCTTTTGGTTTTAATCAATCTGAAAATTTTATCGCGGATGTTACTGGCATAAATGTTTATATATATGCCAATTCAGATACAAATTTACCTATAGGAGATCCTAGTCAAGAGGGTTCTGGTCTTTTAGAACTTGTAAATATTAATCCGGAAGGTCCTGCTATTGTATTTATTCAGAATGGAACAGGACTAGATATAAGAATAGACGTGGCAGAAGCCCTAGGTTCTAATTTTTCACTGCCAGCTGGAAATTATTGGTTGGTTGTAGCTCCAAGTCTTGATATACCAAATTTTGATGGACCTATCTGTTGGAACTGGTTTTCAGCAGGAGCAGGAGCTGCAGGTGTTAACGAAGCTCATTTGATAATTCCTACCGATTTTGGTGGAGGTCTTATAACTTGGACAGCTTTTTCTGATATTGGACTAGAATTTAGTAGTGTTGCATTTGTTATTGAAGGACAACCTCCTTTAGATTTTCCACTTCCCTACTGTGGCCCTTTAGAGTTTAGTTCAGCAGTAGAACCAATGACCAATGTTGAGTTTGCAGGTATTTCAAATAGAACTGATGGAACAGTAGATGGCACTCCCGGTCACGAAGATTTTACTAGTCTTAGTGGTGATGTACTCGCTGGAGAATCGTTTGAGATTGCCCTAGAAGGGAATACAGATGGTGCTTTTACCGATAGATTTGCCGTTTTTGTTGACTGGAATCAAAACGATGTTTTAGACGATGATGGCGAAGTTTATGAAATTTTAGAAACTATTTCAGATTCTGATGGTAATGATGGTCAACAAGCTATCCAAGATATTGCTGTTCCTATTGATGCTTTACCTGGTAAAACTCGTATGCGAGTTAAAAAGATTTTTGGCGTAACTAATTATCTAAACCCTTGTATAGGATCTAGTTATGGCCAAGCCGAAGATTATTCTATTAATGTTACTCTTCCTTTAGCGCGATTACAAGTGGTTCATAATTCTCCAGATCCTGCTGTGGAAGTCGTAGATGTCTACTTAAATGGAGATTTATTTCTAGATGATTTTACGTTTAGAACGGCTACTCCTTTTATAGATGCTCCCGCAAACACACCACTCACTATCGATATTGCTCCGGGAACCAGTTTAGATGTTTCTGAAAGCATATTTAATGTAAGCACTACTTTGGTTGCAGATGAAACTTATATTGCAGTGGCCTCTGGTACTTTGGATTCATCAATTAGTTTAGAAGTATTTGCAGGTGCAAGAGAAGCTGCGGCTGTGGCTGGAAATACAGATGTTTTAGTACATCATGGTTCTCCAGATGCACCTACTGTAGATGTCGTTAACCAAGATGGTGGAGGTATTTTAGTTGATGATATCAGCTATACAGAATTCCAAGGCTATCTAGAATTACCAACAGACGATTATCTGATTGATATATTTACTGCAGACGGTTCTACAAAAGTTGCTGGCTACCAAGCTTATTTAGCTGAATTAGGTTTAGCAGATGCGGCTGTTACTGTTTTTGCAAGTGGATTTTTAGATCCTGGTGCTAATCAGGATGGTCCTGCTTTTGGTCTTTGGGTATCTTTAGCCTCTGGAGGAGCTTTAGTAGAATTGAATGATGAAGATTTTATTGAATTCCCAGCTCCATATTGTGGACCTTTAGAGTTTTCAGCGAATGTTGAGCCTATTACCAATGTTGAATTTGCAGGTTTTACAAATAGAACGGATGCAACAGTAGACGGTACTCCTGCTCATGAAGACTTTACAAGTGTAGTTGGACAAGTTTCAGCTGGAGAGTCTTACGAAATTATACTCGAAGGGAATACGGCTGGTGGTAGTTTTGAAAACAGATTTGCAGTATTTATTGACTGGAATCAAAACGATGTTTTTGATGCTGATGAAGTTTATGAAATTACAACAACCATCACAGGTTCTACTGGTGAGGATGGTCAACAAGCTACTCAAACACTTGAAGTACCTGTAGGTGCTGTAGTAGGACAAACTAGAATGAGAGTTAAAAAGCTTTTCGGAACAACTGGTTATTTAGATCCTTGTTTAGGCACTTTTTATGGCCAAGCTGAAGAGTATACGCTAGACGTAGGTACTGTATCTAACACTAGTTTTGACTCTACAGACTTTACTTTCTATCCAAACCCTGTAAATGATATACTTTCTATTTCAACAGCATCTACTGTTGATAACATAAAGGTATACAATATGTTAGGACAGATGGTAGTTGAAACTGCACCAAAAGTTTCAAATCCACAAGTGGATATGAAAGAGCTGCAGTCTGGTGTTTATTTAGTGACTTTAAAAGTGGGAGGAAGTCTTCAAACCTTTAGAGTGATCAAGCAATAA